A single Penaeus vannamei isolate JL-2024 chromosome 22, ASM4276789v1, whole genome shotgun sequence DNA region contains:
- the LOC113800635 gene encoding protein C19orf12 homolog, with translation MASIKSRLHGLSAQFSCTEISLGCQRAKRKVIRHLSLVLKMNAMLAKDLLSLVCEVCENKNLRVSLRYALGGTFATAVTTFAGFLVMGPVGLIAGSTVGSLASFLYTRGKVRSVVSIIMEDLTPEERERLLVRVKNALVYFGVDVGVSVALSQLTGPMTAEIAAVVKAFLECEFGVALRAIKG, from the exons ATGGCATCCATAAAATCACGGTTGCATGGTTTGTCAGCACAGTTCTCATGCACCGAGATCTCACTTGGGTGTCAGCGAGCGAAGCGTAAAGTCATTCGacatctctctctcgtcctcaagAT GAACGCTATGTTAGCAAAGGATTTACTAAGCCTGGTGTGTGAGGTATGTGAAAATAAGAATCTACGAGTGTCGCTCAGGTATGCCTTAGGAGGAACCTTCGCAACGGCTGTCACAACATTCGCCGGATTTCTCGTGATGGGCCCCGTGGGCTTAATAGCAG GCAGCACAGTGGGCAGTCTGGCGAGCTTCCTCTATACACGAGGGAAGGTCAGGAGCGTCGTCAGCATCATCATGGAAGACCTGAccccggaggagagggagaggctcctcgtgagggtgaag AACGCCCTCGTATACTTTGGAGTGGATGTCGGGGTCTCTGTGGCCCTCAGTCAGCTGACGGGGCCCATGACGGCGGAAATTGCCGCTGTTGTCAAGGCATTCCTGGAGTGTGAATTCGGAGTGGCTTTACGAGCCATAAAGGGCTAA